In a genomic window of Streptomyces noursei ATCC 11455:
- a CDS encoding HNH endonuclease family protein — protein sequence MPHVIRTLSARSRPAAPRRSSRASAVVGAAALAALLTVTGCSGHGGRGGGSDAGAGPSAPADGGGRSGAPGSALRTLDSLAVKRQGTKDGYARDRFGSAWADTDGNGCGTRDDILKRDLRGTAYRDAKQCVVVSGNLPKDPYTGKSLRYQRGRSTVDIDHVVALSDAWQTGARQWPARKRVALANDPLNLIAVEASANRSKSDGDAADWLPPYAGYRCTYVARQVAVKKKYGLWVTRAEKDAMAKVLNSCPRQALPGGGTPTEAPARFTAK from the coding sequence ATGCCCCACGTGATACGGACGCTGTCCGCCCGCTCCCGCCCCGCCGCCCCGCGCCGTTCGTCGCGCGCCTCGGCTGTGGTCGGCGCCGCCGCCCTGGCCGCGTTGCTGACCGTCACCGGCTGTTCCGGTCACGGCGGTCGGGGCGGCGGTTCGGACGCGGGGGCGGGCCCGTCCGCTCCCGCGGACGGCGGCGGGCGGTCGGGGGCGCCGGGCAGTGCCCTGCGCACGCTCGACTCCCTGGCCGTCAAGCGCCAGGGGACGAAGGACGGTTACGCCCGGGACCGCTTCGGTTCGGCCTGGGCGGACACCGACGGCAACGGCTGCGGCACCCGCGACGACATCCTCAAGCGGGATCTGCGCGGCACCGCGTACCGGGACGCGAAGCAGTGCGTGGTGGTGTCCGGGAACCTGCCGAAGGACCCGTACACGGGGAAGTCGCTGCGCTATCAGCGTGGTCGCAGCACCGTCGACATCGACCACGTGGTGGCGCTGTCGGACGCCTGGCAGACCGGGGCGCGGCAGTGGCCGGCCCGCAAGCGGGTGGCGTTGGCGAACGATCCGCTGAACCTGATCGCGGTGGAGGCGTCCGCCAACCGCAGCAAGAGCGACGGGGACGCGGCGGACTGGCTGCCCCCGTACGCCGGTTACCGCTGTACGTACGTCGCGCGTCAGGTGGCGGTGAAGAAGAAGTACGGGCTGTGGGTGACCCGGGCCGAGAAGGACGCGATGGCGAAGGTGCTCAACTCCTGCCCGCGCCAGGCGCTGCCGGGCGGGGGGACGCCGACCGAGGCGCCGGCGCGCTTCACGGCGAAGTAG
- a CDS encoding DUF4190 domain-containing protein — MSQQMHYQPVPEGAPGMPTPGHHQAARNGLGITALVLGIIGALSGIPMVLFWLAGPLGLLSLIFGFVGLSRVKKGQATNKGVAITGTILGGLAMILAVIGIIVTVLAVNKAVDEINKQVNGSQAQPKDGSKGNKTYGPGDTATYPDKGLEVTVLKVAPYTVGDIASGHTAGNKAYKVTVQMKNKGKAAFNPALTQIKAKTGAEGRKAEQIIDGKIGIGFDGSIAPGATATVDVAFDAPPTAKALDVEVAPDIDMQGVYWKLPTS, encoded by the coding sequence ATGTCCCAGCAGATGCACTACCAGCCCGTCCCGGAGGGGGCGCCCGGCATGCCGACCCCCGGCCACCACCAGGCGGCTCGCAACGGCCTCGGCATCACCGCCCTGGTCCTCGGCATCATCGGTGCCCTCAGCGGCATCCCGATGGTCCTGTTCTGGCTGGCCGGGCCGCTCGGTCTGCTGTCGCTGATCTTCGGCTTCGTCGGCCTGAGCCGGGTCAAGAAGGGCCAGGCCACCAACAAGGGCGTGGCGATCACCGGCACGATCCTCGGCGGCCTCGCGATGATCCTGGCGGTCATCGGGATCATCGTCACCGTGCTCGCCGTGAACAAGGCCGTCGACGAGATCAACAAGCAGGTCAACGGCTCCCAGGCGCAGCCCAAGGACGGCAGCAAGGGCAACAAGACCTACGGGCCGGGCGACACCGCGACCTACCCCGACAAGGGCCTTGAGGTGACCGTCCTGAAGGTCGCCCCGTACACGGTCGGCGACATCGCCTCCGGCCACACCGCGGGCAACAAGGCGTACAAGGTCACCGTGCAGATGAAGAACAAGGGCAAGGCCGCCTTCAACCCCGCCCTGACCCAGATCAAGGCCAAGACCGGCGCCGAGGGCCGCAAGGCGGAGCAGATCATCGACGGCAAGATCGGCATCGGCTTCGACGGCTCCATCGCCCCGGGCGCCACCGCCACCGTGGACGTCGCCTTCGACGCCCCGCCCACCGCCAAGGCACTCGACGTCGAGGTCGCCCCGGACATCGACATGCAGGGCGTCTACTGGAAGCTGCCGACCAGCTGA
- a CDS encoding SurA N-terminal domain-containing protein — translation MFRRRTALSVSAAAALLAATPLLAACGTDAHPGAAAVVDGKRITVAQLQARVKDVRTAQATSPQGKQLIMNTGRLNLSTLNGMIFDEVLARAARDAGVTVTRADIQDARATAEERAGGAARLRTMWLQQGIAPDQIDQVVRNQLLIDGLAKHLRADRGRPDGQRRLVDALARTSRAMSVDVNPRYGTWDDQQVILGETKVPWIVPATTHQEQA, via the coding sequence GTGTTCCGCCGTAGGACAGCGCTCTCCGTTTCCGCCGCCGCCGCTCTGCTGGCCGCGACCCCGTTGCTCGCCGCCTGCGGCACCGACGCCCACCCCGGTGCCGCCGCCGTCGTCGACGGCAAGCGGATCACCGTCGCCCAGCTCCAGGCCCGAGTGAAGGACGTCCGCACCGCCCAGGCCACGTCCCCGCAGGGCAAGCAGCTGATCATGAACACCGGCCGGCTCAACCTCTCCACCCTCAACGGCATGATCTTCGACGAGGTGCTGGCCCGCGCCGCCCGGGACGCCGGGGTCACCGTCACCCGCGCCGACATCCAGGACGCCCGGGCCACGGCCGAGGAACGGGCCGGCGGCGCCGCCCGGCTGAGGACGATGTGGCTCCAGCAGGGCATCGCCCCCGACCAGATCGACCAGGTGGTCCGCAACCAGCTCCTGATCGACGGCCTCGCCAAGCACCTGCGCGCCGACCGCGGCCGGCCCGACGGCCAGCGCAGGCTCGTCGACGCGCTCGCCAGGACCTCCCGCGCGATGAGCGTCGACGTCAATCCGCGCTACGGCACGTGGGACGACCAGCAGGTGATCCTCGGCGAGACCAAGGTCCCGTGGATCGTGCCGGCCACCACCCACCAGGAGCAGGCGTAG
- a CDS encoding DUF2079 domain-containing protein, which translates to MDTAAATTADGRTGRSPGTAADPAPGPTTVPAPSRLAALRAPRLDPYWTAGFFFLAFAVLSYWRYRTLSTISWDLGIFEQAVRGYAHLRAPIVDLKGPGTNVLGDHFSPVLVLLAPFYRLFPSPLTLLTAQAALFALSALPVTRAAARHLGRRRGLALGLAYGLSWGIQRAVDFDFHEIAFAVPLIAFALEAALRGRWNTAVCWAAPLVLVKEDLGVTAAAIGALSLIRTRRAGPLPIALVAFGITATAVTLGLLIPAFNGSGSYDYWSKIGGHGDTAPGLPIDVALRTLLWTLLPTTGLLALRSPLLLVAAPTLGWRFLSHDPHYWGTDWHYSAVLMPVVFLALIDALPRALASARPWLRSYAHHLPAAVLAAALALATTLPLARLTEADTYRTPPQVAAVERLLNRIPDGATVESDVRPLSRLTGRTRVFWTGDTGGLAPGYVAAQLHDGRTPEQALADAEARHGRARYVVLGAADDVVVLRRIA; encoded by the coding sequence ATGGACACGGCCGCAGCAACGACGGCGGACGGCCGCACCGGGCGCTCCCCCGGCACCGCCGCCGACCCCGCGCCCGGGCCCACCACCGTGCCGGCACCGTCCCGCCTCGCCGCGCTGCGCGCCCCGCGCCTCGACCCGTACTGGACCGCCGGGTTCTTCTTCCTCGCGTTCGCCGTGCTCTCGTACTGGCGCTACCGCACCCTGTCCACGATCTCCTGGGACCTGGGCATCTTCGAGCAGGCGGTCCGCGGTTACGCCCACCTCCGGGCGCCGATCGTCGACCTCAAGGGCCCCGGCACCAACGTCCTCGGCGACCACTTCAGCCCCGTCCTGGTGCTGCTCGCCCCGTTCTACCGGCTCTTCCCCTCACCGCTGACCCTGCTCACCGCGCAGGCCGCGCTGTTCGCGCTCTCGGCGCTACCCGTCACCCGCGCCGCCGCCCGCCACCTGGGCCGCCGGCGCGGGCTGGCCCTCGGCCTCGCCTACGGCCTGTCCTGGGGCATACAGCGGGCCGTCGACTTCGACTTCCACGAAATAGCCTTCGCGGTACCGCTGATCGCCTTCGCCCTCGAAGCGGCGCTGCGCGGCCGCTGGAACACCGCCGTCTGCTGGGCCGCGCCGCTCGTCCTGGTCAAGGAGGACCTCGGCGTCACCGCCGCCGCCATCGGGGCGCTCTCACTGATCCGCACCCGGCGCGCCGGTCCGCTGCCGATCGCCCTGGTCGCGTTCGGCATCACCGCCACCGCCGTCACTCTCGGCCTGCTGATACCCGCCTTCAACGGCTCCGGCTCGTACGACTACTGGAGCAAGATCGGCGGCCACGGCGACACCGCCCCCGGCCTCCCGATCGACGTCGCCCTGCGCACCCTGCTGTGGACCCTGCTGCCCACCACCGGCCTGCTCGCCCTGCGCTCCCCGCTCCTGCTGGTGGCCGCGCCCACCCTCGGTTGGCGCTTCCTCTCCCACGACCCGCACTACTGGGGCACCGACTGGCACTACAGCGCCGTCCTGATGCCGGTCGTCTTCCTCGCCCTGATCGACGCGCTGCCGCGCGCGCTGGCCTCCGCCCGGCCCTGGCTGCGCTCCTACGCCCACCACCTGCCCGCCGCCGTCCTGGCCGCCGCCCTCGCGCTGGCCACCACCCTGCCGCTGGCCCGCCTGACCGAGGCCGACACCTACCGCACGCCGCCACAGGTGGCCGCCGTCGAGCGGCTGCTCAACCGCATACCCGACGGCGCGACGGTCGAGTCCGACGTCCGCCCGCTCAGCCGCCTCACCGGCCGCACCCGCGTCTTCTGGACCGGCGACACGGGTGGGCTGGCGCCCGGCTACGTCGCGGCGCAGCTCCATGACGGGCGCACGCCCGAACAGGCCCTGGCCGATGCGGAGGCCCGGCATGGCCGGGCCAGGTATGTCGTGCTGGGGGCGGCGGATGATGTGGTGGTGCTGCGGCGGATCGCCTGA
- a CDS encoding N-6 DNA methylase: protein MPEKATDDNAGRGGRQAGDRPTEVTAAGIARLAGVGRAAVSNWRRRHADFPKPVGGTETSPAFALRDVEQWLRDQGKIAEVPARERVWQQLVGHPAGAAAALRQAGAVLLLVQERPAAWRQLRAAADDAELTGVLPAMLESVLTGRLGPEHPVRGLTRAALAPSAALVRAAGDLATADGAAAAYDFLLGRHLDANPRQYTLTPPGPAALMAELAASTGPLGTVLDPACGAGGLLAAVRPADAAPLALHGQELDPDLAALTALRLALEAPGADVRVRAADTLRADAFPQLAADAVLVHPPFNERNWGHDELAYDPRWEYGLPARNESELAWVQHALARLRPGGTAVLLMPPAAASRRSGRRIRADLLRRGALRAVIALPAGAAPPNNIPLHLWVLRKPGDSPTVPHLLVVDTAASAPKSSAPPALSTSFERGRPPAQGGTPAAGRDKFDWQTVRATAVDAWRDFDRDGGIEEVPGVCRSLAAIDLLGDDVDLAPARHLPPPAAAGGPAELARVHDRLTATLARTAELAPHPGSDTAAAQPPAGRWPLTTVGELARSGALVLRAGGPGTAGPGGGAPAVLTDHDVIGGLAPSGTLPETPTGTSPEEPVLVQEGDVVVPVLGGGATARVVDAATAGAALGRNLTLLRPDTAALDPWFLAGFLRGTANNRQASSYASTATRLDVRRLQLPRLPLVEQRRYSRRFADLAAFESALRLASRLGEQLVQGLHDGLTDGSVDPD from the coding sequence GTGCCGGAGAAGGCGACGGACGACAACGCGGGCCGCGGCGGGCGACAGGCGGGCGACCGCCCGACCGAGGTGACCGCCGCCGGCATCGCCCGGCTCGCCGGCGTCGGCCGGGCCGCGGTCAGCAACTGGCGGCGCCGCCACGCCGACTTCCCCAAGCCCGTCGGCGGCACCGAGACCAGCCCCGCCTTCGCCCTCCGCGACGTCGAGCAATGGCTCCGCGACCAGGGCAAGATCGCCGAGGTCCCGGCCCGCGAACGGGTCTGGCAACAGCTCGTCGGCCACCCCGCCGGGGCCGCCGCCGCCCTCCGCCAGGCCGGCGCCGTCCTGCTCCTGGTCCAGGAGCGACCGGCCGCCTGGCGGCAGCTGCGCGCCGCCGCCGACGACGCCGAACTGACCGGCGTACTGCCCGCGATGCTGGAATCCGTCCTCACCGGCCGGCTCGGCCCCGAGCACCCGGTGCGCGGCCTGACCCGCGCCGCCCTCGCCCCCTCCGCCGCCCTGGTCCGCGCCGCCGGCGACCTCGCCACCGCCGACGGTGCCGCCGCGGCCTACGACTTCCTGCTCGGCCGCCACCTGGACGCCAACCCCCGCCAGTACACCCTCACCCCGCCCGGCCCGGCCGCCCTGATGGCCGAACTCGCCGCGTCGACCGGCCCGTTGGGCACCGTCCTCGACCCGGCCTGCGGGGCCGGCGGCCTCCTCGCCGCGGTCCGTCCCGCGGACGCCGCCCCCCTCGCCCTGCACGGCCAGGAACTCGACCCCGACCTCGCCGCGCTCACCGCGCTCCGGCTCGCCCTGGAGGCCCCCGGCGCGGACGTCCGGGTCCGGGCCGCCGACACCCTGCGCGCCGACGCCTTCCCGCAGCTCGCCGCCGACGCCGTCCTCGTCCACCCGCCGTTCAACGAACGCAACTGGGGCCATGACGAACTCGCCTACGACCCCCGCTGGGAGTACGGCCTCCCGGCCCGCAACGAATCCGAGCTGGCCTGGGTCCAGCACGCACTGGCCCGGCTGCGGCCCGGCGGCACCGCCGTCCTCCTCATGCCGCCCGCCGCCGCCTCCCGCCGCTCCGGCCGCCGGATCCGCGCCGACCTGCTGCGCCGCGGCGCCCTGCGCGCGGTGATCGCGCTGCCCGCCGGCGCCGCCCCGCCCAACAACATCCCGCTGCACCTGTGGGTGCTGCGCAAGCCCGGTGACTCCCCGACCGTCCCGCACCTGCTCGTCGTCGACACCGCCGCGTCCGCCCCCAAGTCCTCGGCCCCTCCCGCACTCTCGACGTCCTTCGAGCGGGGGCGCCCCCCCGCGCAGGGCGGCACCCCCGCCGCCGGCCGCGACAAGTTCGACTGGCAGACCGTGCGGGCCACCGCCGTGGACGCCTGGCGGGACTTCGACCGCGACGGCGGGATCGAGGAAGTGCCCGGCGTGTGCCGCTCCCTGGCCGCCATCGACCTCCTCGGCGACGACGTCGACCTCGCCCCCGCCCGGCACCTGCCGCCACCCGCCGCGGCCGGCGGCCCCGCCGAACTCGCCCGCGTCCACGACCGCCTCACCGCGACCCTGGCCCGCACCGCCGAACTCGCCCCGCACCCCGGCTCGGACACCGCCGCCGCCCAGCCGCCCGCCGGCCGCTGGCCGCTGACCACCGTCGGCGAACTCGCCCGCTCCGGCGCCCTGGTCCTGCGCGCCGGCGGCCCCGGCACCGCCGGACCCGGTGGGGGAGCCCCCGCGGTCCTCACCGACCACGACGTCATCGGCGGCCTCGCCCCCTCCGGGACCCTCCCCGAGACCCCCACCGGCACCTCCCCCGAGGAACCCGTCCTCGTCCAGGAGGGCGACGTGGTCGTCCCGGTGCTCGGCGGCGGCGCCACCGCCCGGGTCGTCGACGCGGCCACCGCCGGCGCCGCCCTCGGCCGCAACCTCACCCTGCTGCGCCCCGACACCGCCGCCCTCGACCCGTGGTTCCTGGCCGGCTTTCTCCGCGGCACCGCCAACAACCGCCAGGCCAGCAGCTACGCCTCCACCGCCACCCGGCTCGACGTCCGCCGCCTCCAGCTGCCCCGGCTCCCGCTCGTCGAACAGCGCCGCTACAGCCGCCGGTTCGCCGACCTGGCCGCCTTCGAAAGCGCCCTGCGGCTCGCCTCCCGACTCGGCGAGCAACTGGTGCAGGGACTCCACGACGGACTGACGGACGGATCGGTCGATCCGGACTGA
- a CDS encoding nucleoside triphosphate pyrophosphohydrolase, whose product MNADAADATPAAAGTGADSARPEGAGTGRLVLLTTSHRVAPGLLSWPAWQTLRAADRVLCGDPDHPQLPYLREAGVTVETATPTARELVDDVVPENRTAVVLTSAEGESALTDGLARLAGSGREAMPDLELLPGSYDLPGARLLDLVQVMDQIRAECPWSSIRTHRDLAKYGIEEAYELVEAIEEGDRDALREELGDVLLQVVFHSRIAQDDPDAPFSVDDVAGTLVEKLLHRHPHVFGDELAETPEDVKAHWLRTKAEEKQRTSVTEGIPLAQPGLALAAKLASRVRTAALDVPLPPGAGIGYELLSLAVRAESEGVDPEAALRAAARAYRDAVVAAEGSGA is encoded by the coding sequence GTGAACGCTGACGCCGCTGACGCCACCCCCGCCGCTGCCGGTACCGGCGCCGACTCCGCCCGCCCCGAGGGCGCCGGCACCGGCCGCCTGGTCCTGCTCACGACCAGCCACCGGGTCGCCCCCGGCCTGCTGTCCTGGCCCGCCTGGCAGACCCTGCGCGCCGCCGACCGCGTCCTGTGCGGCGACCCCGACCACCCCCAGCTGCCCTACCTCCGCGAGGCCGGCGTCACGGTGGAGACCGCCACCCCCACCGCCCGCGAACTGGTCGACGACGTCGTCCCCGAGAACCGCACCGCCGTCGTCCTCACCTCCGCCGAGGGCGAGAGCGCCCTCACCGACGGCCTGGCCCGGCTGGCCGGCTCCGGCCGCGAGGCCATGCCCGACCTGGAGCTGCTGCCCGGCTCCTACGACCTCCCCGGCGCCCGCCTGCTCGACCTCGTCCAGGTCATGGACCAGATCCGCGCCGAGTGCCCGTGGAGCAGCATCCGCACCCACCGCGACCTCGCCAAGTACGGCATCGAGGAGGCGTACGAGCTGGTCGAGGCCATCGAGGAGGGCGACCGCGACGCGCTCCGCGAGGAGCTGGGCGACGTCCTCCTCCAAGTGGTCTTCCACTCCCGCATCGCCCAGGACGACCCCGACGCCCCGTTCTCGGTCGACGACGTGGCCGGCACCCTCGTGGAGAAGCTGCTCCACCGCCACCCCCACGTCTTCGGCGACGAACTCGCCGAGACCCCCGAGGACGTCAAGGCCCACTGGCTCCGCACCAAGGCCGAGGAGAAGCAGCGCACCTCGGTCACCGAGGGCATCCCCCTCGCCCAACCGGGCCTCGCCCTCGCCGCCAAACTCGCCTCCCGGGTCCGCACGGCCGCCCTCGACGTGCCCCTCCCGCCGGGCGCCGGCATCGGCTACGAGCTCCTCTCCCTGGCCGTCCGCGCCGAGTCCGAGGGCGTGGACCCGGAGGCCGCCCTGAGAGCAGCGGCCCGCGCTTATCGGGATGCGGTGGTGGCGGCCGAGGGGAGCGGCGCTTAG
- a CDS encoding serine/threonine-protein kinase: MNGRVIADRYELSVLLGQGGMGQVWIGYDRRLDRRVGVKLLRPDRVAGTPDGEEMRRRFVRECRVTAQVDHPGLVTVHDAGSDDEDLYLVMQYVDGADLSDHLAEHDPYPWPWAVSVAAQLCAVLAAVHAVPIVHRDLKPRNVMIRPDGSLIVLDLGIASALDTDTTRLTHTGSPIGSPAYMAPEQAMGGAVGPYTDLYALGVLLHELLSGEVPFAGSTALGVLHRHLHEEPVPVRRLRPDVPEALEALVLHLLRKDPGARPADAQEVYAALAPLLPASGAGPHPPPAPMDPTRPFRQPHAPWPLRSAGPAPTPTALAVPRVPEPAHPAPAPPRGGTSRPAAAPARAVQDPRASLAGNAPWSSLGSPAASRPAADPRTSASGGPDVAAAVDEVKLLLDQGRITRAVDILGGILPAAAERHGAHSPVVRTLRKQYAATLMDDGQYRRALPELRILAEEYGKESGAGATRQALQFHYDAAQCLEQLGEVAQALEEYRALLPYFEHYADDPVRPLEIRRSIGHLLLAQGEHGAAKETLSRLLYDAERLHGPHHAFPTEVRRTLYWLGQMQG, translated from the coding sequence GTGAACGGGCGGGTCATCGCCGACCGCTACGAACTCTCCGTCCTGCTCGGCCAGGGCGGCATGGGCCAGGTCTGGATCGGCTACGACCGCCGGCTGGACCGCCGGGTCGGCGTCAAGCTGCTCCGCCCCGACCGGGTCGCCGGCACCCCCGACGGCGAGGAGATGCGCCGCCGCTTCGTCCGCGAGTGCCGGGTCACCGCGCAGGTCGACCACCCCGGACTGGTCACCGTCCACGACGCCGGCAGCGACGACGAGGACCTCTACCTCGTCATGCAGTACGTCGACGGCGCCGACCTCTCCGACCACCTCGCCGAGCACGACCCCTACCCGTGGCCGTGGGCGGTCTCCGTCGCCGCCCAACTGTGCGCCGTGCTGGCCGCGGTGCACGCGGTGCCGATCGTCCACCGGGACCTCAAGCCCCGCAACGTCATGATCCGGCCGGACGGCTCGCTGATCGTCCTGGACCTGGGCATCGCCTCCGCCCTGGACACCGACACCACCCGCCTCACGCACACCGGCTCGCCCATCGGCAGCCCGGCCTACATGGCGCCCGAACAGGCCATGGGCGGCGCCGTCGGCCCGTACACCGACCTCTACGCCCTCGGGGTGCTCCTGCACGAACTCCTCAGCGGCGAGGTCCCGTTCGCCGGCTCCACCGCGCTCGGTGTCCTGCACCGCCACCTCCACGAGGAGCCGGTGCCGGTCCGTCGGCTCCGCCCCGACGTCCCCGAGGCGCTCGAAGCGCTCGTCCTGCACCTGCTCCGCAAGGACCCCGGGGCCCGCCCCGCCGACGCCCAGGAGGTCTACGCGGCCCTCGCCCCCCTCCTGCCCGCCTCCGGCGCGGGCCCGCACCCCCCGCCGGCCCCCATGGACCCCACCCGCCCGTTCCGCCAGCCGCACGCCCCCTGGCCGCTGCGCTCGGCCGGCCCCGCACCGACCCCGACCGCGCTGGCCGTCCCACGCGTCCCCGAGCCCGCCCACCCGGCGCCGGCGCCGCCGCGCGGCGGCACGTCCCGCCCGGCCGCGGCCCCCGCCCGGGCCGTCCAGGACCCGCGCGCCTCCCTCGCCGGCAACGCCCCCTGGAGCTCCCTGGGCTCCCCGGCGGCGTCCCGCCCCGCGGCCGACCCGCGCACCTCCGCCTCCGGCGGGCCGGACGTCGCCGCCGCCGTCGACGAGGTCAAACTCCTCCTCGACCAGGGCCGCATCACCCGTGCCGTGGACATCCTCGGCGGCATCCTCCCGGCCGCCGCCGAGCGCCACGGCGCGCACTCCCCGGTCGTCCGCACCCTCCGCAAGCAGTACGCGGCCACCCTCATGGACGACGGCCAGTACCGCCGCGCGCTGCCCGAACTCCGCATCCTGGCCGAGGAGTACGGCAAGGAGTCCGGCGCCGGCGCCACCCGCCAGGCCCTCCAGTTCCACTACGACGCCGCCCAGTGCCTGGAACAACTCGGCGAGGTCGCACAGGCCCTGGAGGAGTACCGCGCCCTCCTCCCGTACTTCGAGCACTACGCCGACGACCCCGTCCGCCCCCTGGAGATCCGCCGCTCCATCGGCCATCTGCTGCTGGCCCAGGGCGAGCACGGCGCCGCCAAGGAGACCCTCTCCCGCCTCCTGTACGACGCCGAGCGGCTGCACGGCCCGCACCACGCCTTCCCCACGGAGGTCCGCCGGACCCTGTACTGGCTGGGGCAGATGCAGGGCTGA
- a CDS encoding tetratricopeptide repeat protein, with amino-acid sequence MDEELVKRAASVLAAAGANTAKVWGRQLHLGSPPPEPQEAERWWQDRLGDLLADAPVAAAELRELVDQLPALTALAEPAEPPTPAGSPTAVHNIVSGGTTHGPVIQANAISGITITHSGFAGTLPSPESWPTAADLDPIALGVRPTHRIPGPPLPPYVLRDRDQELDAALGQARADGGLVLLLGEPFAGKSRTALAALVRGPAGRRVFAPPRGTDLRGLPALLQGRPERYLIWLDDLDEHLGEGGLEPRLLAQLAALKAVVVATMREDAYDACRAQPGGRVLDLARIVELAREWSPAERERLAGEAARSGDPRLIGAVSSSGPEGAAAYLALGPLLWDEWWRARRADRHPRGHALVRAALDLARCGLTGPLPMDLLLKVHEGYADVTGMERESAEDARAWAVERRYGLLRLLDRARGDTWRAAPILVEAAGRHEELPDVPGPVWGCALEKARSDAAYDYAEIAAKAQVAFQRAADAGDTSALHNLGVLAESLGERDEAERWFRRAAEASEPRSAGRLGRLLAERGEDRAAEPFLEAAAEAGDAEAATLLGKLLRKRAERWFTAGAEQGSAEAAHLLGDLRLGRGEVFGAFSSYLDAARVRYEPVARGMGIVHLLLRENNTAEVWMRRAADLGDECAAEFLRPVIAHTVDAAVEFFEEDAKRGQGLDAANLGVLLEQHDRPDEARPWYLKGYEQGDAYGAFRLAELHKKDGDAAEATIWYRKAADLGHPGAKRALGETDG; translated from the coding sequence ATGGACGAGGAGTTGGTGAAGCGGGCGGCCTCGGTTCTGGCGGCGGCCGGCGCGAACACTGCGAAGGTATGGGGGCGCCAGCTGCACCTGGGATCCCCGCCCCCGGAACCCCAGGAGGCCGAGCGCTGGTGGCAGGACCGTCTCGGCGACCTCCTGGCAGATGCCCCGGTGGCCGCCGCCGAACTCCGCGAACTCGTGGACCAGTTGCCCGCGCTCACCGCACTCGCTGAGCCCGCCGAGCCCCCCACCCCCGCCGGGTCCCCCACCGCCGTCCACAACATCGTGTCCGGCGGGACCACCCACGGCCCCGTGATCCAGGCGAACGCCATCAGCGGCATCACCATCACGCATTCCGGCTTCGCCGGCACCCTCCCCAGCCCGGAGAGCTGGCCCACGGCAGCGGACCTGGACCCGATCGCCTTGGGCGTCCGGCCCACCCACCGTATCCCCGGACCGCCCCTCCCTCCCTACGTCCTTCGCGACCGCGATCAGGAACTCGACGCGGCGTTGGGACAGGCGCGTGCGGACGGCGGGCTGGTCCTGCTGCTCGGCGAGCCGTTCGCCGGAAAATCGCGTACGGCGCTGGCGGCACTGGTCCGCGGACCGGCCGGCCGTCGGGTGTTCGCCCCGCCCCGCGGCACGGACCTGCGCGGCCTGCCCGCCCTGCTGCAAGGCCGCCCCGAGCGCTACCTCATCTGGCTCGACGACCTCGACGAGCACCTCGGCGAGGGCGGACTGGAGCCGCGCCTGCTTGCCCAGTTGGCGGCCCTGAAGGCCGTCGTGGTCGCCACCATGCGGGAGGACGCCTACGACGCCTGCCGCGCCCAGCCCGGCGGCCGGGTCCTCGACCTGGCCCGCATCGTCGAACTGGCCCGGGAGTGGAGCCCGGCGGAGCGGGAGCGGTTGGCGGGGGAGGCCGCACGCTCAGGGGACCCACGTCTGATAGGTGCCGTTTCGTCCAGTGGCCCGGAGGGCGCCGCCGCATACCTCGCCCTGGGCCCCCTCCTCTGGGACGAGTGGTGGCGCGCTCGCCGCGCCGACCGCCACCCGCGCGGCCACGCCCTGGTCCGCGCCGCGCTCGACCTCGCCCGCTGCGGCCTCACCGGCCCGCTCCCCATGGACCTCCTCCTCAAGGTCCACGAGGGGTACGCGGACGTGACCGGCATGGAGCGGGAGTCGGCCGAGGACGCCCGCGCGTGGGCGGTGGAGCGACGGTACGGGCTGTTGCGACTGCTGGACCGGGCCAGGGGGGACACCTGGCGGGCCGCGCCGATCCTCGTCGAGGCGGCGGGCCGGCACGAGGAACTGCCGGACGTCCCCGGCCCGGTGTGGGGCTGCGCCCTGGAAAAGGCCCGCTCCGACGCGGCGTACGACTACGCCGAGATCGCGGCAAAGGCACAGGTCGCCTTCCAGCGCGCCGCGGACGCCGGTGACACCTCCGCCCTGCACAACCTCGGTGTTCTCGCCGAGTCGTTGGGGGAGCGGGACGAGGCCGAGCGCTGGTTCCGTCGGGCGGCGGAGGCCAGCGAGCCGCGTTCGGCGGGCCGGCTCGGCCGGCTGCTCGCGGAGCGGGGCGAGGACCGGGCGGCCGAGCCCTTCCTGGAGGCCGCCGCCGAAGCCGGCGACGCGGAGGCGGCGACGCTGCTGGGGAAGCTGCTGCGGAAGCGGGCCGAGCGCTGGTTCACGGCCGGAGCGGAGCAGGGGAGCGCGGAGGCCGCGCACCTGCTCGGTGATCTGCGGCTCGGCCGGGGCGAGGTCTTCGGTGCCTTCAGCAGCTATCTGGATGCTGCCAGAGTCCGGTACGAGCCCGTTGCGAGGGGTATGGGGATCGTCCACTTGCTCTTGCGCGAGAACAATACCGCCGAGGTCTGGATGCGCCGTGCGGCCGATTTGGGTGACGAGTGTGCCGCCGAGTTTCTCCGGCCCGTAATTGCCCACACTGTAGACGCAGCCGTGGAGTTCTTCGAGGAAGATGCCAAGCGGGGCCAGGGCCTCGATGCCGCTAACCTCGGCGTACTCCTCGAACAGCATGACCGCCCCGACGAAGCCCGCCCCTGGTACCTCAAGGGCTACGAACAGGGCGACGCCTACGGTGCGTTCCGCCTCGCCGAACTCCACAAGAAGGACGGCGACGCCGCCGAGGCCACGATCTGGTACCGCAAGGCCGCCGATCTGGGCCACCCCGGCGCCAAGCGCGCCCTCGGGGAGACGGACGGGTAG